The following proteins are co-located in the Mesorhizobium sp. M1E.F.Ca.ET.045.02.1.1 genome:
- the bhcR gene encoding HTH-type transcriptional regulator BhcR, with protein METSEKRQRGRPRAFNGPSEATSVQSLDRALRILAIVADASGLSLSEIAARSGIAASTAYRMLTTLENHGMVEFDTTDQLWSIGVETYRMGAAFLRRRKLVDRARVVMQELMEKTGETANLGVAEDDCVVFVSQVETHQAIRAFFRPGTRSSFHASGIGKAVLAHLEPERVAAILRKAGLQRYTDKTLSDISALAHDLATIKHRGWSVDDEERHPGMRCVAAAIFNEFGEPIGGVSVSGPTVRVTPERLAEIGPLVREAAAEVTKMIGGARAD; from the coding sequence ATGGAAACAAGCGAAAAGCGCCAGCGCGGGCGGCCGCGCGCTTTCAATGGTCCGTCCGAGGCGACGTCCGTGCAGTCGCTCGACCGGGCGCTGCGCATCCTGGCGATCGTCGCCGACGCCAGCGGGCTGTCCTTGAGCGAGATCGCGGCGCGCAGCGGGATTGCCGCCTCCACCGCCTACCGCATGCTGACGACGCTGGAGAACCACGGCATGGTCGAATTCGACACGACCGACCAGCTTTGGTCGATCGGCGTCGAGACCTATCGCATGGGCGCTGCCTTCCTGCGCCGCAGGAAACTGGTCGACCGCGCCCGCGTCGTCATGCAGGAATTGATGGAGAAAACCGGCGAGACGGCCAATCTCGGCGTTGCCGAGGACGATTGCGTGGTCTTCGTCAGCCAGGTCGAGACGCATCAGGCGATCCGCGCCTTCTTCCGGCCGGGCACGCGCAGTTCCTTCCATGCTTCGGGCATCGGCAAGGCGGTGCTGGCGCATCTCGAGCCCGAGCGGGTCGCCGCCATCCTGCGCAAGGCAGGCCTGCAGCGCTACACCGACAAGACGCTCTCCGACATCTCGGCGCTGGCCCACGATCTGGCGACCATCAAGCATCGCGGCTGGTCGGTCGACGACGAGGAACGCCATCCCGGCATGCGCTGTGTGGCCGCCGCCATTTTCAATGAGTTCGGCGAGCCGATCGGCGGCGTTTCGGTGTCCGGCCCAACCGTTAGGGTGACGCCTGAGCGCCTTGCCGAGATCGGCCCGCTGGTGCGCGAGGCCGCGGCCGAGGTGACGAAGATGATCGGCGGCGCAAGAGCCGATTGA
- a CDS encoding BA14K family protein: MFKRTLVSTLIATTVAAGTLAGTVQPSAASDHHHRRELGIGIAAGVGGFVLGSLLAQQQPQPVYVDEYGGGSWHVRRCLARYASYDPGSDTYIGYDGYPHYCRL, from the coding sequence ATGTTCAAGCGCACGCTCGTTTCCACCCTCATCGCCACCACCGTTGCTGCCGGCACTCTGGCAGGCACCGTCCAGCCCTCGGCCGCCTCTGACCATCATCACCGCCGCGAGCTCGGCATCGGCATCGCCGCCGGCGTCGGCGGTTTCGTCCTCGGCAGCCTGCTTGCCCAGCAGCAGCCGCAGCCGGTCTATGTCGACGAATACGGCGGTGGTTCTTGGCATGTCCGCCGCTGCCTGGCCCGCTACGCCAGCTACGATCCGGGCTCGGACACCTATATCGGCTACGACGGCTACCCGCACTATTGCCGCCTCTGA
- a CDS encoding DUF2569 family protein: MQFSIWHWAIVLLLVGVPVFFAVRSAAKPSQNPGDLVGFGGWLMLLAIGQTLAPFRTLAELFSSSEGYRQLMTLPNGPLAVCGEIVLLLGFTLLQLVVLVAMLRRSPRFKQLFLYQWIAIPFVFALDAVWTSTILGAPISQVLAGDALAAPIAGFVLTGIWVAYVFKSVRVRNTFGGTAAGEVATAS, encoded by the coding sequence ATGCAATTTTCCATCTGGCATTGGGCAATCGTTCTGCTGCTGGTCGGTGTGCCTGTTTTCTTTGCCGTCCGCTCGGCGGCCAAGCCGTCGCAGAATCCAGGCGACTTAGTGGGATTTGGAGGCTGGTTGATGCTGCTGGCAATCGGCCAGACCTTGGCGCCGTTCCGCACGCTGGCCGAGCTGTTTTCCTCGAGTGAGGGTTACCGGCAGCTCATGACGTTACCTAATGGCCCTTTGGCCGTCTGTGGCGAAATCGTGCTGTTGCTGGGGTTTACACTGCTGCAATTGGTTGTTCTCGTCGCAATGCTACGGCGGAGCCCTCGTTTCAAACAGCTATTCCTGTACCAGTGGATCGCGATCCCATTTGTGTTCGCGCTCGACGCTGTTTGGACCTCAACGATTCTAGGCGCACCAATCAGCCAGGTTCTCGCGGGAGATGCGCTGGCAGCACCTATCGCCGGATTTGTTCTGACCGGGATCTGGGTTGCCTATGTGTTCAAGTCGGTGAGGGTAAGGAATACGTTCGGTGGAACAGCCGCCGGCGAAGTTGCAACAGCCTCGTAG
- a CDS encoding DUF2905 domain-containing protein, whose product MSRTLIVIGLSMVAIGLLWPWVTRIGLGRLPGDIVIERENFRLYVPITTGILISVVLSAILWLINR is encoded by the coding sequence ATGTCGCGAACACTGATCGTCATTGGTCTCAGCATGGTCGCCATAGGCCTGCTGTGGCCCTGGGTGACCCGGATCGGCCTTGGCAGGTTGCCCGGTGACATCGTGATCGAGCGTGAGAACTTCAGACTCTACGTTCCCATCACCACCGGAATACTGATCAGCGTCGTGCTCTCGGCGATCCTATGGCTGATCAACCGTTAG
- a CDS encoding TetR/AcrR family transcriptional regulator, producing MSGLRERQKADRHRRIIDAATSLFREAGYEGAKIEAIAAQAEVSIGTIYNYYQNKGDILGAIVSMEVNEVLNAGRGVVASPPANVGDALDTLIGIYIEHSLNYLSKEMWRQAMAISTQLPDSPFGQAYTALDRELTEQIRALIARLQEIGLVRSDIDGPAVGELIFNNMNMMFIEFVKRDEAKIPDLRAAIRRQNRILVAAIGM from the coding sequence ATGAGCGGATTGCGCGAACGACAGAAGGCGGACCGGCACCGTCGCATCATCGATGCGGCCACCTCGCTGTTTCGCGAAGCCGGCTATGAAGGCGCCAAGATCGAGGCGATCGCCGCGCAGGCCGAGGTCTCGATCGGCACCATCTACAATTACTACCAGAACAAGGGCGACATCCTCGGCGCCATCGTGTCGATGGAGGTCAACGAGGTGCTCAATGCCGGGCGAGGCGTGGTCGCCAGCCCGCCCGCCAATGTCGGCGACGCGCTCGACACGCTGATCGGCATCTATATCGAGCACTCGCTGAATTATCTGAGCAAGGAGATGTGGCGGCAGGCAATGGCGATCTCGACGCAATTGCCCGACAGCCCGTTCGGCCAGGCCTATACCGCGCTGGACCGTGAGTTGACCGAGCAGATCCGGGCGTTGATCGCGCGGCTGCAGGAGATCGGCCTGGTGCGGTCAGACATCGACGGCCCGGCGGTGGGCGAGCTGATCTTCAACAACATGAACATGATGTTCATCGAGTTCGTGAAGAGAGATGAGGCGAAGATACCGGACCTGCGCGCGGCGATTCGAAGGCAGAACAGGATCTTGGTGGCGGCGATTGGGATGTGA
- a CDS encoding spermidine/putrescine ABC transporter substrate-binding protein, with amino-acid sequence MTANARNPLSTLKSRLGAACAAAALLIAAGGARAADLNALIWCDHSDPALLQPFEEANNVKVNVKEFEGTGAGLAIVEQSQPGDWDVMVIDSIDVPRGVEKGLFEPLPEDKLPFADLFAEVKMDKSTVVNGKRYGITEKFGYNTIGFNKTKVDPADMQSLASLTGDKYKGKIAIYDYYLPVIGMAALAIGKKTADLTEADLPALKAELLKMKANAKLVGEVTASQTALATGEVDILVGGGEWVTAGLAKENPALDFSIPKEGAVLWSQSLAMFKDSKNKDMALKFIQYIMSPEGQARLATSSCYWGMPANTKAALSDEQKKTLRFDEQPGFLARAQAYSAPNADLDKKMQDMWTEMLQAQ; translated from the coding sequence ATGACCGCCAATGCCCGGAATCCGCTTTCCACCCTGAAGTCCCGTCTCGGAGCCGCTTGCGCGGCCGCGGCGCTGCTCATCGCAGCGGGCGGCGCTCGGGCCGCCGATCTCAACGCGCTGATCTGGTGCGATCACTCCGATCCGGCGCTGCTGCAGCCCTTCGAGGAGGCCAACAACGTCAAGGTCAACGTCAAGGAATTCGAGGGCACCGGCGCCGGTCTCGCCATCGTCGAGCAGTCGCAGCCCGGCGACTGGGACGTGATGGTGATCGATTCCATCGACGTTCCGCGCGGCGTCGAAAAAGGCCTGTTCGAGCCGTTGCCCGAAGACAAATTGCCCTTCGCCGACCTCTTCGCGGAAGTGAAGATGGACAAGTCCACCGTCGTCAACGGCAAGCGCTACGGCATCACCGAAAAGTTCGGCTACAACACGATCGGTTTCAACAAGACCAAGGTCGATCCGGCCGACATGCAGTCGCTGGCGTCGCTCACCGGCGACAAATACAAGGGCAAGATCGCGATATACGACTATTATCTGCCGGTGATCGGCATGGCGGCTTTGGCCATCGGCAAGAAGACGGCCGATCTCACCGAGGCCGACCTTCCCGCCCTCAAGGCCGAGCTCCTCAAGATGAAAGCCAACGCCAAGCTGGTCGGCGAAGTCACCGCCAGCCAAACCGCTTTGGCCACCGGCGAGGTCGACATCCTTGTCGGCGGCGGCGAGTGGGTGACGGCCGGTCTTGCCAAGGAAAACCCGGCGCTCGACTTCTCGATCCCGAAGGAAGGCGCGGTGCTCTGGTCGCAGTCGCTGGCCATGTTCAAGGATTCCAAGAACAAGGACATGGCGCTGAAGTTCATCCAATACATCATGAGCCCGGAGGGCCAGGCGCGGCTTGCCACCTCGTCCTGCTACTGGGGCATGCCGGCGAACACCAAGGCGGCGCTGAGCGACGAGCAGAAGAAGACCCTGCGCTTCGACGAGCAGCCGGGCTTCCTGGCACGGGCCCAGGCCTATTCGGCGCCCAACGCCGACCTCGACAAGAAGATGCAGGATATGTGGACCGAAATGCTGCAGGCGCAGTAA
- a CDS encoding ABC transporter permease yields MSISGSNSRALPWALVTPALAWTLAFFVLPFIAMGLSSLTAHEGGGLTLANYSQFFTDPSYWRAMVNSLEVTAIVTVISILLAYPFAWILAEQVPERWQRLALMLAVLPFWTSYVVRSYSWLLVLAQNGVINRALTGIGLIAEPLQLANTRFATVTGFVHFFVMLLTLTIFANLKQLSPSYRKAAADLGAGPVRTFLHVVLPLTLPGIMVGAFLTFVLCIGDYITPQILGGNNELVMPQLVMMQIGRRGDFPLASALSIILMAVVTVAYLACARWLKIERA; encoded by the coding sequence ATGAGCATTTCCGGAAGCAACTCGCGTGCCCTGCCCTGGGCGCTGGTCACGCCGGCGCTGGCGTGGACGCTTGCCTTCTTCGTACTGCCCTTCATCGCCATGGGGCTTTCCAGCCTCACGGCGCATGAAGGCGGTGGGCTGACTTTAGCCAATTACAGCCAGTTCTTCACCGATCCGTCTTACTGGCGGGCGATGGTGAACTCGCTGGAGGTGACGGCGATCGTCACCGTGATCTCGATCCTGCTCGCCTATCCCTTCGCCTGGATCCTCGCGGAACAAGTGCCGGAGCGCTGGCAGCGGCTGGCGCTGATGCTGGCCGTGCTGCCGTTCTGGACGTCTTACGTCGTGCGTTCCTATTCCTGGCTGCTGGTGCTGGCGCAAAACGGCGTCATCAACCGGGCGCTGACCGGCATCGGCCTGATCGCCGAGCCGCTGCAGCTTGCCAATACGCGCTTCGCCACCGTCACCGGCTTCGTGCATTTCTTCGTCATGCTGCTGACGCTGACGATCTTCGCCAATCTCAAGCAGCTTAGCCCGAGCTACCGCAAGGCGGCGGCCGATCTCGGCGCAGGGCCGGTGCGCACATTCCTGCATGTCGTGCTGCCGCTCACCCTGCCCGGCATCATGGTCGGCGCCTTCCTCACCTTCGTGCTCTGCATCGGCGACTACATCACGCCGCAGATCCTCGGCGGCAACAACGAGCTGGTCATGCCGCAACTGGTGATGATGCAGATCGGCCGCCGCGGCGATTTCCCGCTGGCTTCGGCGCTGTCGATCATCCTGATGGCGGTGGTCACCGTCGCCTATCTCGCCTGCGCCCGCTGGCTGAAGATCGAGCGGGCCTGA